In the genome of Caenorhabditis elegans chromosome IV, the window CCAATGTGAAACCAGAGAGCTGTAATATACTTGTCACCATCCAGTGATCCGCCATAAGAGAATCATGTTTCAGATGTGAAAGCTAtaatataaattattaaatacaATCAATGTGTTTAAACTTGCCATATCCACCCAGGCAACATACAAAAACATTCCAGCTGTGATCGCCAGAAGGATGGTCTCAATTTCTTCATCTCTTCCCAGAACGATTGCAATGAACAAGCCGGCGTATGCAGTCAGGGCAGAtaataaatttagaataaGAGCTGTACACATTGAAAGCCCAGAATCTATGAGCACCGCCAGATCTCCAATTTCATGAGGAAGTTCGTGACAAATTACTGCGATGGTTGTTATGAATCCGAGTTTCACGGAAATCATGAATGAAGCTCCCATTGCAAGACCATCGACCAAATTGTGTACACCATCACCGAATAAAATTATCAATGCTCGGGGCTGGAATTGTCGTTGTAGTACCGTCCaactatttcaaataaaactcactttcaGTCCGCAAATCTCTGTACCATCATCATCACCATCCTCTCTTAAACTGATCAGCTCGTGTCCTCCTTGCTCTCTGCGCTTCTCCAACTCAACActatttcttctttcttttttcgatgAATCATTATTATTATCTTCTTCGCTACCAGTTATACTATGATTTGAAGCTGAAGATTTGATGTCAGAGTGTGTGGAAACTGAAGATGTAATAACTGGCGACTTTGTAGAAGGGGAACAGTAGTGCTACAAAGGTAAAGTTGTGGCAAAAGGTTTTGGGATGAAACTCACGAGATGGGTCTTTCTGTAGAACATGAAAAACTCTACAAAGTAGAGAATGTAGATGGAGAGAACAATAACAGAAAGACGAAGAAGATTTTTACGAGCAGGTGTGACGGTATACCACTGAAATATGTTTAttccaaattaatttcagttaaaatgttttcgttcagaaaaatttcaaatttttttcgaaaattctagaaatgcAAAGATACTATTTTAAATGATATCTCACCATAATGCGGTCACTATCATCATGGTGATGACTATGCCCGTGTCCTGATGttccattttccaaatctGTATGCTCATGATGATGTTCATGGCTATGTCCGTGATTGTGCCCATGATCATGGACGCCGACAAcctaaaatcaaaactttttcacttaatttatattttggaaactttaatcctttaaatgcAAGAAAACTTTAGCGTGCGAAAAAGTCAGggcattatttttgaatcattagTAATTTCACCTGCGGAATTATATGTAGAATTGCATCCGAACTCAGTGTAGACACGGccattgccaaaaaaaaatgtagccatcttaaaatttggcaataAATACAGTTTCAACTCCAACCCAAGCTCACCGATGTTTTGCATCTTTTGTCATTAGTGGGCCAATGCATGCACCACCCAAGGATAATAATGAGACAACCGTGACTGAGATAACACCATAGAGTACTGTATCGAACATAACAGGACCTTCGGACATCATTTTATGTAGagtattattttgaaactgtaatttaataaaaacttagGAAAGAGCGATGGAAAACAGGTATTTTAAAAACCAGAATAAAGTTCTCGATCTGTACTTTTTACGttaaagaaattgaaatttcagtgtaAAAATGTGTTCAACTTGCCAATATAAGAAACGGAAGTCAAATAAAAGTGGACAGTCCACTAAAAGCAGCAGATagtgaaagaaaaatatggaaagATTGAGAGTGTGGGTAAATGGAAGAGAGTTTAGAGGTACAAATAAGATATCAAATATCAGTGGATTGGGGTGGGAGGAATAGGAAATGGGCAACGGGCGCCCGCACTTTATCCGGTTTTCAAGAGGAACTTGGCAAGAATTATGCGAAAACGACGGTATGGCTCTGTTCCGGATAGTTCTAGATTCGaaacgaaattatttttaaaaaaacggtaCACTTACCATTCAACTAATTATGTAAAGTTTGCTTTGTAGACTAGGTCATTACAGAAAGTTGAACTTTGGTTCGTCCAACTAtccgttaaaaaaaagtagtatGTCGTAAAATTGTTGCACTTTTGCAAGAAAGGTGCACTGCTAGAAAAactatgtttatttttgtaaaagtgGTATTAATGCGTTTACgggaaatgtttttgttggTGAAAAAACGTTGAGTAAACACATAGAAACGCTCTGTTAGCAGAGGAAGGGCAAGTGTTCttatgctttaaaaaaaggcGTCCCGAAAACACCTAATTAGAAATGTTGTAAACAGATTATCCGTTctgtattttgtttttgttaattaattCAGCAAGTTCTAAATCAAAAAAGCGGTATAATATTAAATGGTCTCGTTTAAAGACattctttttcaatcaaaGTGTTACTCACCTTCTGTTAGCTAGGAACTGtacaaaaatcaagaaaagaaGCGTCGAACCGAGAAATGAAATATAGAAATGATataatagaaaacaaaaaataggaattagTCACGTGTGTTTAATTCAACAAGTTCTATTTGCCGATTGCTAGAATTTTTACACTATTTATCTATTAAAATCAGTTGAATACAACGTGACTTGCTTATGGATTAtctcggaatttttttcgaggcTCCTGTCAATTGTCAATGTTCAAGATCATTCATTGCCGCTAGATGTTGTAAACGCAAATTGCTATTTACATTTATACTATTAAAATCAGGCATTCCACTCGCGCGATGCGTGACGGGAGAGAgctttgtcgacaaaaaaacctttgaaatttgactttaaaaatccCAGGTCATGACGATCGTTCaagtttttattatattttgtattgtatttttaataaatacttTAGACAATTCCTTTCTCTCAGTTTTCTTAAACTGtctgataaaaaaaatcaataatgttttaacataggaaatttgaatgaatatTCTGCTGACCTAAAATGGCCATG includes:
- the zipt-17 gene encoding Zrt (ZRT), Irt- (IRT-) like Protein Transporter (Product from WormBase gene class zipt;~Confirmed by transcript evidence), translating into MMSEGPVMFDTVLYGVISVTVVSLLSLGGACIGPLMTKDAKHRWLHFFLAMAVSTLSSDAILHIIPQVVGVHDHGHNHGHSHEHHHEHTDLENGTSGHGHSHHHDDSDRIMWYTVTPARKNLLRLSVIVLSIYILYFVEFFMFYRKTHLHYCSPSTKSPVITSSVSTHSDIKSSASNHSITGSEEDNNNDSSKKERRNSVELEKRREQGGHELISLREDGDDDGTEICGLKPRALIILFGDGVHNLVDGLAMGASFMISVKLGFITTIAVICHELPHEIGDLAVLIDSGLSMCTALILNLLSALTAYAGLFIAIVLGRDEEIETILLAITAGMFLYVAWVDMLSHLKHDSLMADHWMVTSILQLSGFTLGFALIFGLGWFEHMLEG